One Sulfolobus sp. S-194 DNA segment encodes these proteins:
- the trmJ gene encoding tRNA (cytidine-2'-O-)-methyltransferase TrmJ, with the protein MIRLVIVEPEGSYNLGFISRLAKNFLVDELYIVNPHCDIEEAKKFSAKGLEYLEKAKIVNNFDEAIKDVELKIATSSIADIKGDILRKSIRPWELPRLIEGKKVALIFGRESVGLTREEIAKSDLLLFIPGNPEYPVLNLSHAVGIVLYEIWKSRGENKPIISGEAISLINKYSRDLVNLIKSNEVDEAMYIALKRVLTKGISDEEEARTIIRLLRKLYIKLTRKIE; encoded by the coding sequence ATGATAAGATTAGTGATAGTTGAACCAGAAGGATCGTATAACCTAGGATTCATTAGTAGATTAGCAAAAAATTTTCTAGTAGATGAATTATATATAGTAAATCCGCATTGTGACATAGAAGAAGCAAAAAAATTTTCTGCTAAAGGTTTAGAATACTTAGAAAAAGCAAAAATAGTAAATAACTTTGATGAAGCAATAAAAGATGTTGAACTTAAAATTGCTACTTCTAGTATAGCTGATATAAAAGGAGATATATTAAGAAAATCAATTAGACCTTGGGAATTACCGAGATTAATAGAAGGGAAAAAAGTAGCACTGATATTTGGTAGAGAGAGTGTGGGCCTTACAAGAGAAGAGATAGCAAAATCTGATTTACTCTTATTTATTCCAGGAAATCCAGAATATCCTGTCCTTAATTTATCTCATGCTGTTGGTATAGTGCTTTACGAAATATGGAAAAGTCGAGGAGAAAATAAACCAATTATTAGCGGAGAGGCTATATCACTTATTAATAAATACTCTAGAGATTTAGTAAATTTGATAAAAAGTAATGAAGTAGATGAAGCTATGTACATAGCATTAAAAAGAGTCCTAACTAAAGGAATTAGTGATGAGGAAGAGGCAAGAACGATTATAAGGTTACTAAGAAAGTTATACATTAAATTAACGAGGAAAATAGAGTAG
- a CDS encoding HemK2/MTQ2 family protein methyltransferase: MSSFRIIKYNKYKICINDETYEPSDDTELLLDIIKINKGEKVIDIGTGTGILGLHSLFQGAKEVAFVDINPLATEATLCTLRMYPFTSYYILNCDLMECFRYSVNFDVAIFNPPYLPYEEYNRWIEYSWSGGKTGVDVLLRFLRSGKAKRIYTLYSSLDDEDYLQEIISELKYRISLRKEKTIGFETLYALEIYNDKISDS, encoded by the coding sequence ATGTCAAGTTTTAGAATTATTAAATATAATAAATACAAAATCTGTATAAATGATGAAACTTATGAACCATCAGATGATACAGAATTATTATTAGATATAATAAAGATAAATAAAGGGGAAAAAGTAATTGATATTGGGACTGGAACTGGAATTTTGGGTTTACATTCCCTATTTCAGGGAGCAAAAGAGGTTGCTTTTGTAGATATAAATCCATTAGCTACAGAAGCTACCTTATGCACTTTAAGAATGTATCCATTTACATCTTATTATATTTTAAATTGCGATTTAATGGAATGTTTTCGATATAGTGTAAATTTTGATGTAGCTATATTTAACCCTCCATACTTACCTTATGAAGAATACAACAGATGGATCGAATATAGTTGGTCAGGTGGTAAAACTGGAGTCGATGTACTACTAAGGTTCTTGAGAAGTGGTAAAGCAAAAAGGATTTATACATTATATTCTTCTTTGGATGATGAAGACTATTTGCAAGAAATCATTAGCGAACTAAAATATAGAATTTCATTAAGAAAAGAGAAAACTATAGGTTTTGAAACCCTTTATGCTTTAGAGATATATAATGATAAGATTAGTGATAGTTGA
- a CDS encoding 16S ribosomal RNA methyltransferase A: MNLGQHFLVNEETIKKFVSYVDLSFRPIIEIGGGKGNITKYIKPDVVIEIDKRFSSYLHNLVIADARFLPVIRGQIVSSLPYYITYEFFEEIMRINQIKKLSLILQYDFVKKILNDPTYISFILNYYYKIDVKENIPPWFFKPKPRVYSTIVLLTRIRNYDEKINLIIKCISKYRNKKITNAIKLCNLSSSSTDINKRVRDFRPCQVLELLNIINTKSV, translated from the coding sequence ATGAATCTGGGTCAACATTTTCTAGTCAATGAGGAAACTATAAAAAAATTTGTTTCTTATGTTGATCTCTCTTTTAGACCAATAATTGAAATTGGTGGTGGAAAAGGTAATATTACTAAATATATTAAACCAGACGTAGTAATTGAAATTGATAAGAGATTTTCTTCTTATCTTCATAATCTTGTTATAGCTGACGCTAGATTCCTACCCGTAATAAGAGGTCAAATAGTTTCATCGTTGCCATATTATATCACTTATGAATTCTTTGAAGAAATAATGAGAATAAATCAAATTAAGAAATTAAGTCTCATTTTACAATATGATTTTGTTAAAAAAATATTAAATGACCCTACTTACATATCTTTCATATTAAATTATTATTATAAAATAGATGTGAAAGAAAATATTCCACCATGGTTTTTTAAACCAAAACCAAGGGTTTACTCTACTATTGTTCTTTTGACAAGAATTAGGAATTATGATGAGAAAATAAATTTAATTATAAAATGCATAAGTAAATACAGAAATAAAAAAATTACAAATGCTATAAAACTATGTAATTTATCTTCTTCAAGTACGGATATAAATAAAAGAGTAAGGGATTTTAGACCATGTCAAGTTTTAGAATTATTAAATATAATAAATACAAAATCTGTATAA
- a CDS encoding DUF655 domain-containing protein, whose protein sequence is MQRRRDVKVRMEKIAYILDYMRQGNPLDKHAQHKNRPVMQLLGEDYFMLMEATPLSANIDFQIEQRLELENSPIKIDFHITYEDLTSVAKDELPKVIRKIITEDKSSIFVEFFNKAEPLTLKLHALELLPNIGKKTLRIILEERKRQPFVDFKDIETRVGIKDVVGLLIERIIKELQGGEKYYLFVYPLFDEKSKKLGEHSIYIGYLEKLGKYNESGSTFSSQ, encoded by the coding sequence ATGCAGAGACGAAGGGATGTAAAAGTCAGAATGGAAAAGATTGCATACATTTTAGACTATATGAGGCAAGGCAATCCGCTGGATAAACATGCACAACATAAAAACAGACCTGTTATGCAGCTACTAGGAGAGGATTATTTTATGCTTATGGAGGCTACTCCTTTATCAGCTAACATTGATTTCCAGATAGAACAAAGATTAGAATTAGAAAATTCGCCCATAAAGATTGATTTCCACATAACTTATGAAGATCTGACAAGTGTTGCTAAGGATGAACTACCAAAAGTTATTAGAAAGATAATTACAGAAGATAAATCGTCTATATTTGTTGAGTTTTTCAATAAAGCAGAACCACTTACCTTAAAACTACATGCTCTAGAGCTTTTACCAAACATAGGTAAAAAAACGCTAAGAATAATACTGGAAGAGAGAAAGAGGCAACCCTTTGTCGATTTTAAAGATATTGAGACCAGAGTAGGGATAAAAGATGTTGTAGGTTTGCTCATTGAGAGGATAATTAAAGAATTACAAGGAGGAGAAAAATATTATCTATTTGTATATCCTTTATTTGATGAAAAGAGTAAAAAACTTGGTGAGCACTCTATCTACATAGGGTACCTAGAGAAATTGGGAAAATATAATGAATCTGGGTCAACATTTTCTAGTCAATGA
- a CDS encoding DNA-directed RNA polymerase subunit F, protein MSFSLKIEEEHYVPYSFAKKILQDLISNGTSSTILQRTFEYLNSVSKCSSEDALKIMDELKEIVQREDVRAIIASICPTTIEEVRSILVLDSGKTYTTEQIQKIISIVKSHMES, encoded by the coding sequence TTGTCTTTTTCTCTAAAAATAGAAGAGGAGCATTATGTGCCTTATTCTTTTGCTAAAAAAATTCTTCAAGATCTTATATCTAATGGTACTTCTTCTACTATTTTACAAAGGACTTTTGAATATTTAAATAGTGTATCTAAATGCAGCAGTGAGGACGCATTAAAGATAATGGATGAATTAAAAGAAATTGTACAGAGAGAGGATGTAAGAGCAATAATTGCAAGTATTTGCCCTACCACAATAGAAGAAGTTAGATCAATTTTAGTATTAGATTCTGGAAAAACTTATACTACTGAACAAATACAGAAAATAATTAGTATAGTTAAGTCACACATGGAGAGTTGA
- a CDS encoding 50S ribosomal protein L21e, whose product MVKHSKGYRTRTRKLLTKNVRERGAVPRLSLLMEEFKEGDYVVIKINPSIHKGMPHRRYHGKVGIIQGKRGKAYIVRVTLGDKEKVIIVRPEHLARFNGIKNG is encoded by the coding sequence ATGGTTAAGCATTCAAAAGGTTATCGAACAAGAACGAGAAAGCTATTAACTAAGAATGTGAGAGAAAGAGGTGCAGTACCAAGATTAAGTCTATTAATGGAAGAATTTAAAGAAGGAGATTATGTAGTAATTAAAATTAATCCTTCTATACATAAAGGAATGCCTCATAGAAGATATCATGGTAAGGTGGGTATAATTCAAGGAAAAAGAGGTAAAGCCTATATTGTAAGAGTTACATTAGGTGATAAAGAGAAGGTTATCATAGTTAGACCAGAACACTTAGCAAGATTTAATGGTATTAAAAATGGGTGA
- a CDS encoding DUF4322 domain-containing protein, producing the protein MKTPDYIYPKIRVQIEEKIFSIINFKGRKAEEVKKTLVTAALTKDSVENKAKEFDISPQTVRNYVEEQPQVIEQMLNVIKTISIKQLSERKRVKISIDWTSIKYKGKPVEGTSGSKQGYSWNYATATTRVKGKTLILAFTRVEKGMTRLEIVENLVKQILALGLEIELIALDAGFYSVDVINYLSRFNFIIGVPVEKVGIHRNFDGDYTAKSRGKKAKFRLIIHHGREKEYLAKGTNLDVNRSMVVKWYNKVRTPIETSYKLIKSFLIFTSSRSRLFRLFIFVLAMLIYTLYLLLKGTTSKEDFRLLLIALFLQDNITTIQEYLVKIFYPLFNSLELFSG; encoded by the coding sequence TTGAAAACACCAGACTACATCTACCCTAAAATACGTGTACAAATCGAGGAAAAAATATTTTCCATCATAAACTTCAAGGGAAGAAAGGCAGAAGAAGTCAAGAAAACACTTGTAACAGCAGCACTAACAAAAGATTCCGTGGAAAACAAGGCAAAAGAATTTGACATATCACCACAAACAGTAAGAAACTACGTGGAAGAACAACCACAAGTAATAGAACAAATGCTAAACGTGATCAAAACAATCTCCATCAAGCAACTAAGCGAAAGAAAACGCGTAAAAATTTCAATAGACTGGACATCAATAAAATACAAAGGAAAACCCGTAGAAGGAACAAGCGGATCAAAACAAGGTTACTCATGGAACTACGCGACAGCAACAACAAGAGTAAAGGGAAAAACACTAATACTAGCATTCACACGCGTAGAAAAAGGAATGACCAGACTAGAGATAGTTGAAAACCTAGTAAAACAAATACTAGCATTGGGCCTAGAAATAGAACTAATAGCACTAGATGCCGGATTTTACTCAGTAGATGTAATCAACTACTTATCAAGGTTTAACTTCATCATCGGAGTACCCGTGGAAAAGGTTGGAATACATCGAAACTTCGACGGCGATTACACTGCAAAATCAAGAGGCAAAAAAGCAAAATTCAGACTAATAATACACCATGGTAGGGAAAAGGAGTACCTGGCTAAAGGGACAAACCTAGACGTAAATAGGAGTATGGTTGTAAAGTGGTATAACAAGGTTAGAACACCAATAGAAACATCATACAAGTTGATCAAATCTTTCCTAATCTTCACGTCATCAAGGAGTCGCTTATTCCGCTTGTTTATCTTCGTCCTAGCAATGTTAATCTATACACTATACTTGCTCCTCAAGGGGACGACGAGCAAGGAAGATTTTCGCTTACTCCTAATCGCCTTGTTTTTACAGGATAATATTACAACTATTCAAGAATATTTAGTTAAAATATTTTATCCACTTTTTAATTCACTTGAATTATTTTCGGGGTGA